A region of the Vibrio tubiashii genome:
GAATCTAACTCCAACACACGTGGATCATGCGCCAAGCTCATTACGTTATCCCAATGAAAATACGAGTAATACCAAGCCAACGCTTTAACCTCGTAAGGGCAAAGGTCAGATTGGTACTACAAAACAAAAAGATTTAAACAGTGCGCGCGAAGTCGATAGCTTGTTCAATGATCGATTCTGGAACACCTTTAACTACTTCAGCAGTCCCTATGCTGGTAGGGAGTACAAGGCGAAGCTCACCAGAAAGTACTTTCTTATCACGCATCATATGCTTCATGAAATCAGCAAATGACATCGTTTCTGGAGTATGTACTGGTAGCTGGGCTCTTTTCAGTATAGAAATAATTCGCTCAATTTGCTGCTCATTGATAAGGCCTTGAAGTTGAGCGGTTTTTGCAGCCATCACTGTGCCTGCAGAAACAGCTTCACCATGTAGCCAATTACCATAACCTAACTCAGCTTCGATCGCATGACCAAATGTATGACCTAGGTTCAGCAATGCGCGAATTCCTGACTCTTTTTCGTCCTGAGCAACCACTTCCGCTTTAATCTCACAGCAGCGAGCAATGGCGTAAGTAAGAGCTTGTTCATCAAGTTGATACAGCTTATCGAGGTTTTCTTCTAACCAAACAAAGAAGTCTTGATCGTAGATGATGCCGTACTTGATGACTTCGGAAATACCGGCAGCAAACTCTCTTTGCGGTAAGGTTTTTAGACAATCTGTATCGATAACCACCGCTTTAGGTTGGTAGAAGGCACCAATCATGTTCTTGCCGAGTTTGTGGTTAACCGCCGTTTTACCACCCACAGATGAGTCAACTTGAGACAGCAACGTCGTCGGGATCTGGATAAAGTCGACACCGCGCTGGTAACAGGCCGCAGCGAAACCCACTAAATCACCAATCACGCCACCACCGAGCGCAACCACCACCACATCACGGGCGTAATTGCCTTCAAGTAGGAAGCTCATAATGGTGTTAAAGGTGTCTAATGATTTGTACTGTTCGCCATCAGGCAGCTCAAGAACCGTTGCTTCACAGCCTTGTTGCTCGATAAGAGAGAGGATTTTATCCGCATACAGTGGCGCTACAGTGACATTAGAAATCACCACCACTTTTTGTTTTGCCGATAAGAAAGAAAGGTGGGCCGGATCATTAAATAATCCGGCACCAATTGAGATTGGATAGCTACGCTCATCTAAGCTGACCGTAATCCGTTCCATGGGTATTCTCCAGTTGCTAAAAAAAGTCTTAACGTTCTTCTAGCATTTTTACGATCTGGTTGGCTACCACTTTTGCACTTTGATCGTCTGTACGTACTGTGTAATCCGCAATTTCTTCGTAAAGTGGGTTGCGTTCGCCAGCTAGCGATTCAAGCACGTCACGTGGATTATCAGTTTGTAATAATGGTCGCTTCTTGTCGCGGTTAGTGCGCGCAAGCTGCTTTTCAATCGTTGTTTCAAGGTAAACAACAATACCGCGTGCAGAAAGACGATTGCGGTTTTCTTTGCTCTTGATTGAACCACCACCGGTCGCAAGTACAATACCTTGCTCTTCCGTTAGGTCGTTAATCACTTTTTCCTCGCGATCGCGGAAGCCTTCTTCACCTTCTACGTCAAATACCCAAGCGATATCTGCGCCAGTACGTTCTTCAATAACGGTATCAGAATCAACAAACTCCATATGAAGCTGTTGAGCTAGGTGTCTACCAATTGTGCTTTTGCCGGCACCCATAGGGCCAACAAGGAAAATATTGCGTTTCTCAGCCATGTTTAGCAGTAATTTACAACGTTAATTCAATGACATCGCCACAAGAAAAGCCAGTGTGATACTAGCGATGGAGATGCTTGTGGCACCGATTCCTCACAGATAATTCGTGATAAGACCCGAAATTATCTAGATAAGGTGCCATTAATGCAAATTTATTTTCGTCCCTAACCAAAATCTTACTCAATCACGACCTTTGGGGTGACAAAAATTAACAGTTCACTTTTGCCCATTTGTTGGTAAGTACGACGAAATAGCGCCCCTAGCAGAGGCAAATCACCAAAGAAAGGTACTTTGTCGACTGCATCTGTCACGCTGTGTTGGAAAATGCCTCCGAGCACCACGGTTTCTCCATTCTCCACCAGCACTTGGGTGCCAATTCTTTGGGTGTTGATCGCCACCGCTTCTCCTGTACCGGTTTTCACCACATCACCTGGCCTATCTTGGGTCACGCTCAAATCCAGAATTAGCCGATTATCTGGGGTAATCTGTGGCGTAACTTTTAAACTGAGCACTGCCTTCTTAAACGAAACGCTGGTTGCCCCACTTGAAGATGACTCTAGATAAGGAATCTCGCTGCCCTGCTCAATATAGGCAGGCTTTTTATTAGTGGTGATCAAACGCGGGCTTGAGATGACTTCTGCTTTCGACTCTCTTTGTAATGCCGATAGCTCAAGGTCAAGCAACATGTCGGAGCCAAGCTTAGCGACTTGAAATGCAACGGTCGAAGCATTAGCTGAGGTGGCGCCAAGATTCACGTTTAGCATGTCATCGATTGGCACCACATCGAATACGTTATCTTCAATGCTGGCACCAATAGAAGTACTGCCGTTGGTGTTACTAAATCCCCAACGTACCCCAAGCTCATCCAAGTTGCCTTCATTAACCGTAACAATCCTTGCTTCGATTTGCACCTGCTTAACTGGGATATCGAGTGATTCGACAATAGAACGAATGACATCAACATTTTGCTCTAAGTCTCGAATCAATAGGGCGTTGGTGCGCTCGTCCACACTCAAAGACCCCCTCGGAGACAGCATACTAAACTCTCCGCCACCATCGATTAAGTCAGCAATATCGGCCGCCTTGGCAAACTTAATTTGGATGATATCCGACAACAGTTCCCCTAGCTGTTCCTTTAAACGCGCTTTCTCCAGCATCTGCTGCTCACGGGCATCCAGTTCCGCTTTTGGCGCGACCAAAACAATGCTTCCTTCGACACGTTTATCTAACCCTTTGACCTGAAGGATGATATCGAGCACCTTCTGCCATGACACCTCCTCAAGGCGTAAAGTCAGATTGCCCGTCACCGAATCGGAAACAACCAAGTTGAAATCATTGTAATCGGCGATCAATTGCAGCACATTTCTAACCGGAATATCTTGAAAGTTAAGTGATAATTTCTTGCCTGGCTTATCGAGAAGACTTGTTTTGTCTACCTGCTGACCATCACGACTGCTCACCACGGTCACTTGTAATCGAGTCCCTTCAAGTTGGTCTTGGTAACGAAAGTCCCCATTAATTACTGCTATCAACTCGACCTTGTCTGGATGGCGAAAGACTTCAATATCACGCACCGCAGTGCCAAACTCGGTCACGTCAAATACCTTGATTAACGCTTCTGTCACTTGGGTTTGTGGCAAGGTAATACTTAACCCCTGCGCCACTTTTTGTATATCGACCACAGCACGAGAGTCAGACAAGGTTAGAACAATTTGCGCGTTGCGCTGCTCATCAAGTTTAAAATCCAAGCCTTGCAGCAGATTGTCCTTTTGCTCTTGGGCATAAACAACACAGGGGAGGAACACCACAAACAAGGTGAACCATTGCAAACAGCTTCTAGCAAAAGCCACCAATCCTTTTATCCTATTCATCTCAATCTATTCTCTACTTAAGTGCTAATTTGGTATTACGTAACTGCCAACATCCGAGACCGTCTGCGATGGCTTCTCGCACCAACACATAGCCATCAGTAACCTTAGTCACCTTGCCATGATTCAGCCCCAGATAACTGCCCGAGTTAACCTGTACTAAGTGACCGGTTGGCGCCTCAATAAGCGCTGACTTGCTTCCACCTCGACTCATCACACCTTTTAGTCGTAGTTGGCTCAACGGAAAAGTCGCCAACTGACTCGCGTTGCGTTTAGGTTGCCAACAATCTTTTGCTAACTTTTGCTGGTTAATGGACAGTGCAGCTTGGGGTAGCTCGAATGGCTGCCTAATTTGATGGGAAGTGTAGTGAGAGCTTTGAACATCAATGACAGGGGCAAGCTCATACACCTCTACTTCAACCCCACGCTTAAGTTGCGCTAGGTATTCCTCAAGAGGAGCTTGGTTTGCCTTGCAGCCAGAAACCAAAGCAATCAAAGGCAATAGCCAGTTAACTTTCATCTTTGACCTCTGCTTTAAGCTGATAGGTGTAAGCTCGGACGCGAAAATGCAGTGTGCTGCTTTCTAAACTGACGCGATGCCAATAGACGTCATCAAAATTTATAATTCGCGGTAACGAGGCAATTGCCGCAGAAAAATCGCCGATATCGTGATAATCGCCAGTCAATTCAATGTTGAGTGGCAGCTTGTAAAGAAACGCTTGGTTGTGTTTGTGCCCCCAATCAATTCGAGTAAAGGTCAGGGAGTTTTGTAAGCCGACCTGATTGACTGACGCCAACATAGAAGCGAGCTCTTTTTGCGCCGGCAATTGACGCGATAGATAGTCATAGCGCTGTGACAGCTCATCAAGCTGAGCCTTCATTGTAGGTAACAACACCACTTTTTTCGTTTTCAATGCTATTGAGGTTTTGTGCTGCTGCTCTTGCTGTTTAAGAACATCGAGTTGTTCAAGCTTAGGCTGAACAAACAACCAATAACCGCCTCCTTGTAAAATCACCATCAACACGGCCATTAAAACTAGCTGATAAGTAAGTGGCCACTCGCCTATCTCTTCAATATCAAGGTTAAAGCGATTCACTCTGACCTCCTAAAAGAGAAAAAGAGACGCGATATGATTGGTACGTACTGGCAAATCGAGCCGTACCATGAACAATGGAATGCATCTCGACGTTAGTTACTGCGGGTGATTTTTCGAGATTATCTAGCATGGTGGCAAGATGAGAAGTTGAATCGCTGATCCCAGCAAGTTCAACCTGCAGACCATTGATCTTTAGCTTGTCGATGTAAACACCAGCTGGAATCAGCTCGGGCAATAAATTCATAAAGTCTGTGGTTTTATTGCGCTGTTTCTGCAAACCCTCAATAACCGACAAGCGGGTAAGTAGAGCTTGATGCTCTCTTTCAACGACTTTCAGTTGGTTAAGCTGCTGGTCCAATTGCTCTCCATGACGAACGAGGTAATCATTGCGCTCAGATTGCCGATTCTGTTGCTGCACTATATAACTGCCGATGCCCCACTGGATAATCACAGCAATGACTAACGTAACCATCATCAGCACTCCAAAGCGCTTTTGGCGATAATCTCGCAGCTCTTCACGCCACGGCAATAGATTGATGCTATGCAGCATGACGACTCTCCAACCAAGTGAGCGCGCGCAGAGCAATCCCAGCCGCCGATGTGAACCTATGCCCATTGGTCAACAGATTATCGGATAGCTGTTGGTTCGTTGTTGAAAAAAGAGTCAGCGGGTTGAGAAGCTCACATTCAATGGCAAAGTGCGCGCTGATGTCATTTGCAAGAACAGGCATGGCAGCCCCAACACCAGACAGCCAAATCCCTTTAACACTCTTACCGTGCATAGAAGCAATAAGCTGTAAATTGCGTTGGATTTTATCTAGTAACTCAGCAGTGAACTCTTCACGGCTTTGCGCCAGACTTAAGCAAAGGTTTGAATCCACCTCTTTTTCATGGGTTGCGAAAACGATGTCTTTGCAAAAAGGCGCTTTATCAGCAAGGTCCATACATAACGAAGCGTGGTCAAAACCAACATCGATCAGAAGCCAGTCGGTTTTCACCTGTTGTCGCGCAGCAAGTTGCCAAATATGCACTAAAGCATGGGCACGTAAATCAACCACAACGGGTTGGAAGGAAGCGCTTTTGAACACTTCAACTCTAGGGTCAACCAGCTCTTTTTTCGTCGCGTATACTTGGTAGTGAGTTTGCGGTGACTGTCCATCAGTGGTCAGGGGAACATAATCTAAGTAGAGATCGTCAATTGGAAACGGAGTTTGGTGAGAAAATGCATCGGAAATAGCATACTCAATTTCATTGTCGCTAAGCCCGCTATCTATCTGTAATACCTTACTTATTACCGCATTATCTGGTATCGCTAATGCAACTTTCGTACTAAATCGCGGCAAACTCTTCCTTAGTTCTTTGAGTTTCTTTACAATTTTCTGATAATTTGACATATGGTTATCAGAGAAAATGCCCGCTTCGATTGGCAATTCTCGATAGTCGACAAGAGCAAATGTGCCCTTGTTTGGCTTGAGAACCACCGCTTTAATACTGTGGTGTCCAATTTCAATGCCTGTAACTAATGATTTACCCATGCAGCTTAGCTCCGTACTTTTTGCTTAGCTCATTTGCTTAAATTGATGGTTAAATAAGCACATAGACAAAATGAGCTAGATTTTTAGCTTAAAGTACAAGGGTTTACACTTAGTGAACCCAATCAATCAGGGAATCTCCGGTGAAGTTCATAAAGCGACTACTTATATTCACATTGATTTGCATAATTCTTGGGGTCGGTACGATATTCGGCTTCTACTTGTATGTGAAGCCAGAGCTACCAGACGTAGCAACATTGAAAGACGTAAAACTGCAAACTCCAATGCAGGTGTTTAGCCAAGACGGTAAACTGATCTCCCAGTTCGGCGAGAAACGTCGTATCCCTGTCGCTTATGACGATATTCCACAGCATCTGATCGAAGCGCTAATCGCAACAGAAGATAGCCGCTTTTACGATCACCCTGGTATCGACCCGATTGGTATTACTCGCGCGGCCGTCGTGGTTGCACTTTCAGGCTCGGCCAAGCAAGGTGCAAGTACCATTACTCAGCAGCTAGCTCGTAACTTCTTCCTTTCCAATGAAAAGAAGATCATGCGCAAAATCAAAGAGATCTTTATTGCTATCCATATCGAACAACTTCTTAGCAAAGAAGAGATCATGGAGCTGTACGTCAATAAGATCTTCTTAGGTTATCGCTCTTATGGCTTTGGTGCCGCGGCGCAAACCTATTTTGGTAAAGAGCTTCAAAAACTCACACTCAGTGAGATCGCTACGCTTGCCGGTATGCCAAAAGCGCCTTCAACCATGAACCCTATTTACTCGCTTGAGCGTGCGACGAACCGTCGCAATGTCGTACTACTGCGTATGCTCGACGAGAAATACATTACTCAGGCTGAGTATGAAGAGGCTCGCGGTGAAGAGATCGTTGCACGCTATCATGGTGCAGAAATCGAGCTAAGTGCCCCATACGTTGCAGAGCTAGCGCGCGCTTGGATGGTTGCTCGCTACGGTCAAGAAGAAGCGTACACATCA
Encoded here:
- the aroK gene encoding shikimate kinase AroK, which codes for MAEKRNIFLVGPMGAGKSTIGRHLAQQLHMEFVDSDTVIEERTGADIAWVFDVEGEEGFRDREEKVINDLTEEQGIVLATGGGSIKSKENRNRLSARGIVVYLETTIEKQLARTNRDKKRPLLQTDNPRDVLESLAGERNPLYEEIADYTVRTDDQSAKVVANQIVKMLEER
- a CDS encoding type IV pilus secretin PilQ, whose protein sequence is MNRIKGLVAFARSCLQWFTLFVVFLPCVVYAQEQKDNLLQGLDFKLDEQRNAQIVLTLSDSRAVVDIQKVAQGLSITLPQTQVTEALIKVFDVTEFGTAVRDIEVFRHPDKVELIAVINGDFRYQDQLEGTRLQVTVVSSRDGQQVDKTSLLDKPGKKLSLNFQDIPVRNVLQLIADYNDFNLVVSDSVTGNLTLRLEEVSWQKVLDIILQVKGLDKRVEGSIVLVAPKAELDAREQQMLEKARLKEQLGELLSDIIQIKFAKAADIADLIDGGGEFSMLSPRGSLSVDERTNALLIRDLEQNVDVIRSIVESLDIPVKQVQIEARIVTVNEGNLDELGVRWGFSNTNGSTSIGASIEDNVFDVVPIDDMLNVNLGATSANASTVAFQVAKLGSDMLLDLELSALQRESKAEVISSPRLITTNKKPAYIEQGSEIPYLESSSSGATSVSFKKAVLSLKVTPQITPDNRLILDLSVTQDRPGDVVKTGTGEAVAINTQRIGTQVLVENGETVVLGGIFQHSVTDAVDKVPFFGDLPLLGALFRRTYQQMGKSELLIFVTPKVVIE
- a CDS encoding PilN domain-containing protein, with amino-acid sequence MLHSINLLPWREELRDYRQKRFGVLMMVTLVIAVIIQWGIGSYIVQQQNRQSERNDYLVRHGEQLDQQLNQLKVVEREHQALLTRLSVIEGLQKQRNKTTDFMNLLPELIPAGVYIDKLKINGLQVELAGISDSTSHLATMLDNLEKSPAVTNVEMHSIVHGTARFASTYQSYRVSFSLLGGQSESL
- a CDS encoding type 4a pilus biogenesis protein PilO, which produces MNRFNLDIEEIGEWPLTYQLVLMAVLMVILQGGGYWLFVQPKLEQLDVLKQQEQQHKTSIALKTKKVVLLPTMKAQLDELSQRYDYLSRQLPAQKELASMLASVNQVGLQNSLTFTRIDWGHKHNQAFLYKLPLNIELTGDYHDIGDFSAAIASLPRIINFDDVYWHRVSLESSTLHFRVRAYTYQLKAEVKDES
- a CDS encoding pilus assembly protein PilP encodes the protein MKVNWLLPLIALVSGCKANQAPLEEYLAQLKRGVEVEVYELAPVIDVQSSHYTSHQIRQPFELPQAALSINQQKLAKDCWQPKRNASQLATFPLSQLRLKGVMSRGGSKSALIEAPTGHLVQVNSGSYLGLNHGKVTKVTDGYVLVREAIADGLGCWQLRNTKLALK
- the pilM gene encoding type IV pilus assembly protein PilM, producing MGKSLVTGIEIGHHSIKAVVLKPNKGTFALVDYRELPIEAGIFSDNHMSNYQKIVKKLKELRKSLPRFSTKVALAIPDNAVISKVLQIDSGLSDNEIEYAISDAFSHQTPFPIDDLYLDYVPLTTDGQSPQTHYQVYATKKELVDPRVEVFKSASFQPVVVDLRAHALVHIWQLAARQQVKTDWLLIDVGFDHASLCMDLADKAPFCKDIVFATHEKEVDSNLCLSLAQSREEFTAELLDKIQRNLQLIASMHGKSVKGIWLSGVGAAMPVLANDISAHFAIECELLNPLTLFSTTNQQLSDNLLTNGHRFTSAAGIALRALTWLESRHAA
- the aroB gene encoding 3-dehydroquinate synthase, which encodes MERITVSLDERSYPISIGAGLFNDPAHLSFLSAKQKVVVISNVTVAPLYADKILSLIEQQGCEATVLELPDGEQYKSLDTFNTIMSFLLEGNYARDVVVVALGGGVIGDLVGFAAACYQRGVDFIQIPTTLLSQVDSSVGGKTAVNHKLGKNMIGAFYQPKAVVIDTDCLKTLPQREFAAGISEVIKYGIIYDQDFFVWLEENLDKLYQLDEQALTYAIARCCEIKAEVVAQDEKESGIRALLNLGHTFGHAIEAELGYGNWLHGEAVSAGTVMAAKTAQLQGLINEQQIERIISILKRAQLPVHTPETMSFADFMKHMMRDKKVLSGELRLVLPTSIGTAEVVKGVPESIIEQAIDFARTV